Below is a genomic region from Oikeobacillus pervagus.
ACTCCTGTTCTCTCCCTTTCGACATACTCCGCCTAAGTATACCGAAAGGTATAATAAAGTAGTAAACTGTTGAGTCTTATTTGTAGAAATCTGTTTACTCTTAATTGTGGAAAACTGTTGAGTCTAGTTTAGCAGTTACAATTGTAAATTCCATTAAATTATTGCCAGTATATTCAAACATTTGAATGTAAATATTAAATTTGGAAGGGTAATTCATTATCTCTTCCAAATACTCGATCGAGGAAGTATTTGATATTGAATAACTGGGTGAACAATCTTTTTAATATAGGCAGAAAGCAAAACCTTTTCAATATGTTTAACAGAAAAAGAAACAATAGAGGAGATTTATGGGCCTCTTTATTAGGCTTAGGGGTTAGTGTAGCTGCTGTTTTTGGATCAAGAAGAAATGGAAACAGAAATATATTTGCCCCAATCCAAAACATGGCTAATAATGGTCAAATGAAAAGAATGGCTACAGCTGTAACTGAGTTTTCGAAGGAATTAGTACTTAATCAAATACAAGGCAAGAACAAATAATTAAAACGCCGATTTTCCTTTATCGTTGAAGGAGCATCGGCGTTTTTAATTAGTTGTTAAAAAAACGTTTATTCATCTTTGTTATCCCTATCACCTATATCTTCAGCATCTTCAATCGGATTTTCTAGATCTGGGTATGTATCATTTTCATCATCTTTAAACATATTATCATCTTCATCTACGCCTGGTACGTTTTCAGGGTCTGTAATATCATTTTGATCATTGTTCCCATCATTATTGTCAATAACATTATTGTTATCATCTGGTGGTGGATTCTGATCATTGTTATTACACCCCACTATTAACATGGCAGTTAAAAGTATACTTACAAGAATTAGGAATCATTTTTTATCCATGGTTGTTCTCCCTTCCTTACATGATTTATGTAATTTAACAAAGTTATCATTCCCTAAAAAAGTAAACTTATGATTACTTTAGTATTAATGAAAAAAATGAGTTAGTTAACTGCATTCATTTTAACTGATAATCATCCTTCTTTAATTACTTTGTATTGAAAGTTTAATGGCAGGCTTGTCTTAATACAGTAAATAAAAAATTCTATCTCCTTTTCAGAGTCAAATATAATTTCTCCAATCACTTTATTTTCAATTTCAAGTTCTTTTCCATAAGAATCTAGTAAAATTACCCTTAACCCCATAAATAAGGGGTAGCCATTTGCTTAGCTGTACTTTTTTAAGCAGGGAATAAACCACTTATATAGAATTTTATAAATTAAAAAGGAGTTGAGGTTATGAATCGCATTGGAGAATCTGTCGAGAAACAGCCGTTGAAATGTTCTGAATGTGATAAAGAAATAATGGATGAACGGGAATACCAAGATAATAATGGAGTTTGTGATGATTGCTACAGTATTCCTTTTAAAAAAAGCAGAGGTTTAATTATTAGTTGATCATAGGATTTTTTCCCTCTGCCGTTTTTTACTATATTAAGAACTTAGTAGATACATAATAAGTAGTTTCATAAAATATTTTAAATTTGTTTTTAGCATCTAATTTCACTTTTTTAGCCACGATATATCGTCTATATCCATCCGTGAGGACCTTTGTCTCCCGATTAATCGTAATAGGCTCATCTAAATAGCCTGTCCGTTTGACATAGTCCACAACTTTCTGTGTTTTTTCAGGGTTAGGTGTTGAGTTCAAAAACGCTTCAGGAACATTGATTTGTTCGATAGAAATGAAATCTTCCGTATCTGCTGGGCCTTTTGATCGCACTCCGACTTTTACTTCTTCTTTTGTCGGTTTTGGACGCCCTTTATCTAATTCTTTTTCTTTCTGTTTTTCAGGAATGATTGATACTTGGAAACAGACAACACCAATTTCCCCTGGACAATCATCAACAGGCACATCTAAGATTGGCTCACCTTGTACCATGACTCTTTTTTTTGTATGTTTTCTTCCGTTAATTCGGCTTTCTTTAACTGCTTTTGATTAATAAAAACTGTATATGTAATAGTTGAACTCTTGGGTAATTCCTTCGGTGCTGGTGGAGAGCCTTTCTCCTCCCAAAGGTATAGTAAGACTCATTCTGCCGTAATGAACTCACTGGTTTTCCTGTTAACGTAATTTTATGTGGTATACTATCCCTCCTAAATTTGCAAGTCATGGTTCCATTTCTTTTTATTATCAATATAATTATTTACTATGGCAAGTTCTATTTTTTATCTTTAATTAATGTATGATTTTTAGTGTTTTCTTTTGGCTCATATCCTTGATTTCATAAAAACAAAAAAAATTCAACCGCCCATAGGGTGGTCTGATAATGGACATTTTTTTCTCATTTTCATTTTATGCAATTTATTTTGAATATGTTAAATATCTAATTTTTCCGTTCTACGGAATTAATCAAAAACTAATTAATCAGCCTCTTTACCCTGCATAATGTAAAACAGATTTACCTATTAAACTCCATCTTCCAGCTGAAATACTCGTTTTCTTGATTCTTTTCATATCTCATAACAGCATCAAATTTGTTTCCTTTTTTACTTGTTAGTCCTTTTACTGTCACTACTCCATTTTTCAATAGTGACTTTACCATCGTTTTCGTTGGCTTTTTCTTCATCGTTGCCAAAAATTTATCATTTTTCCAAATAACAAATTTACATCCGTTTTTCCAATTACTACAACCAAATCCTTTTTGGCCTTCGATAACCCCATGGCCACAGACAGGGCACTTGCCTAATACCTCAATTTGCTTTTTTTCACTTGCCACTTCATGAATAATTACTTGTTCTTCCTTTTTAATTTTATCAACAGCTTTAGAAGTAAAATCAAAAATTACGTTAAGAAATTCCTGCTTTGAGAATTTTCCCTTTTCGATATCTGATAATGTTTTTTCTAACCGACCTGTAAACTCCAAATCAAACAATTCCTTAATTGGAAATGTTTCTACTAATCTTCTTCCAAGTTCAGTACATATTAAACTTTTATTTTGCGTGGTAATATAGCCGACATCTTTTAATTTTTTAATCGTTTCGGCCCTTGTAGCAGGTGTTCCAATACTGTAACCACTTAAAATTGCCGTTAACATTTCTTCATTATCCTCGTCATCGAGACCTTTACCACATGTTTCCATCTTTTTTAAAAGAGTTTTTTCTGTGTGTTGCTTCGGTGGTTTCGTAACGTGAGATGAAATAGAATGGTTTATTATGTCCACCATGTCATTGATATTCACAAATGGCAAAATCGTATCTTTTGATTCAATTTTCTCGACCTTTTTCCATCCTTCGGCAAGTTGAACTTTTCCTTTGGAAGTGAAAACTCCTTTTATCTCACTATGATTAACTTGTGTAATAATTTTTGTTTCCTCATACTCAGCAACAGGCATAAATTGCATAATAAATCTATTTTTGATTGAATTATAAACGATTTCCTCATCCTGAGTTAAAGATTTTGGGATTAAATATGTGGGAATAATGGCACTATGACTCTCAACCTTAGAATTATCAAAAGCTCGTTTAGATTTTATAAAATTTAATTCATCAGCATAAGGTAATCCTTGTTTTAAGTTATCGAGTACCTTCGATGCTTTATCTACTAAACTTTCCTCTAAAACAGTACTCGCTGTACGAGGGTAAGTAATATACTTTTTTTCATAAAGTGACTGTGCTACTTTTAATACCTTGTCAGAAGTCCAGCCTTTATATTTACTTGTGATATATCCTTGTAAGTTTGAAAGATTAAATAAATAAGGTGGATATTCACGTTTTCTTTCTACTTTTTTGTCGACGATAGTTGACTTCTGATTTGAAAGAGCCTGTTCAATTAACTCTAAGGTTTCTTTATTTTTAAATTTATCCTCATTTTTCTCAAAATACGTTCCTTCATACACCTTGTTATCCTTAGTCTGAAAGGTTGCAGTCAATTTAAAATATGTTTCTGGTATAAAATTTTCTATTTCTTTATCCCGATCATAAATAATCTTTAAAGTTGGTAAGAGTACTCTTCCTATATTTAGAGCTTGTCCTGTACCTTTTTGGTACTTTAATGTAGCAACAGACGTTAAATTAATTCCGATGACCCAATCTGCCCATTGTCTGCTTATTCCTGCATCTTGGAGAGGTTTCATTTCTGTATTAGGCTTTAGGTTTCGTATTCCTTTTATCACTTCATTTGGTGTCCATTCGTTCAGTAATAAGCGATAAACTTGTTTTTTTGTCTTAAGATTATAAATAATAGTATCCCCAATGATCTGTCCTTCACGATCAAAATCACATGCCGAAATAACGGTATCTATGTCATTTCGTTTGATCAAACTATAAATGATTTTTAACTGCTTTTTAGCACCGAGATCTTCTTTCTCTTTATTTCTTGGATCACTTTTTACCTTATAGCGAAAGTGGGAAGGGATAAATGGAAAGTTGTCCATACTCCACCTTGTCATACTCTCATCATAATCTTTGGCATCATAGAGCTGTAACAAATGACCAAAAGCCCATGTAACGAAATAGTCCTTACCTTCAAAGTACCCTTCTTTTCTAGTCTTAATTTTTAACGCATCCGCAATATTTTTGGCAACTGATGGTTTTTCCGAGATGATTAACTTTTTTGACACAGCTGAACCTCCAAATCTATCTAAAATCTATCTTATTCCTTCATTTTTTTTTTCAAAAAACATCCAATATTTGATGCATTTTCTGTAGACAAATGATAATCAAACTTGTATGATTATTTTAACCCAAAACATTATCAGGCAAAATACGTATATTTATTATATTACTAGTTTTATGGATTCTGCCCATTTAAAAAAACTCCTATAACCAGCTGTTTCCATAACTCGTAATAGAGTCTTTTCTGTATGATATTTAGGTGGTTTAGTTTTATTTGCTGTTACTTCATGATTTTTGACAGTGACATTTTCATTAATTTCTACAAATGGAAGAGTGGATTCTTTTGTTTCTATTTCCTCAACCTTTTTCCAACCTTCGACTAATTGAACCCTTCCTTTTGATAAAAATTCTCCCTCTACATTATTTACAATTGTGGTTAGAGTAGTCTCTTCATATTCCGCTATAGGCATAAATTGCATTAAGAACCTATTTTTCACAGCATTATATACAATCATTTCATCTTTAGTCAATGATTTAGGGACTAAATACGTTGGAATAATGGCACTGTGGCTTTCAACCTTCTCATTATTAAATACCCTTTTTGTTCTTGTAAATCTCAGTTCACTTTCATAAGGCAGTCCCTTTTTTAGAACATTCAAAACATTTTCTGCCCGTTCAACAAGACTTTCATCCAAAAAATTGCTTGAGGTCCGAGGATAGGTAATTAGTTTTTTCTCATACAATGATTGTGAAATCCGCAAAACTTTGTCCGAAGTCCAGCCCTGATATTTGTTCGTAATAAACCCTTGAAGATTGGATAAATTAAATAAATAGGGAGGATATTCATTTTTCTTCTCAACGTTTTTTTCAGATACGGCTCCCTCTTTTCCAGACAAAAGGGAATGAATATCCATTAGAATTTGTTTATCTTTAAATTTATCCTCATTGTTAAGATGATAAATCCCTTCATATTCACTACCTGATAGGGTTGCAAATAATGCTTTTAGTTTAAAATAATCTTCTGGAACGAAATTTTCTATTTCTTTATCTCTGTCATAAATAATCTTTAAAGTTGGTAGCAAAACTCGTCCAATATTAAGTGCTTGTCCTTTACCCTCTTGATATTTTAAAGTTGCCATAGAAGTAAGGTTAATTCCTATTGTCCAATCTGCCCATTGTCTACCTATACCTGCATTTCTTAAAGGAATCATCTCATCATTGGATATTATATTATTAAGACCCTTTAGTATTTCATTCGGTGTCCACTCATTTAATAGTAAACGATAAACCTTTTTACCATGTCTTATCTTATATAAGATCGTATCTCCAATAATTTGTCCCTCTCTATCATAGTCACACGCAGATATAAGATTAGTAACATCATTTCTTTTAATTAGACTATATATGATCTTCAATTGTTTTTTTGCGCCTAAATCTTCTTTATCACGATTTTTTTGATTTGATTTCACCTTATATCTAAATTTATCAGGAATAAATGGAAAGTTTTCTGTTCTCCATTTTGCCATTTTCTCATCATAATCTTTTGCATCAAATAACTGTAATAGGTGACCAAAAGCCCATGTGATAATATAATCGTTGCCCTCAAAATAACCATCCTGTCTACTTTTTATTTTTAGTGCATCTGCTATATTTTTAGCTACAGAAGGCTTTTCTGTTAGTATAAGTGTTTTGCTCATCTTGATGTTTTTCTCCCTTCATAACAATTATGAAAAATTGTTTATCCACTCAAGTTCTAAAAATACAAAGAGTAAATCATTTAAAACATAATAACTACTAAACTTTAATATTTGAACTCATAATTAATATTTTATATTTTTTAAAGTTTTTCGGCCTGTCAATCTGAAGATTTATTTAGGGAATTTAGTGAAGGAACCAATAAAAAAGATATATTAAAAATTAGAAGTTTTTGATATAGAGGTTTTGAAAAAGCCGACGTGCTATTCTTCTTACTAAAAAGTTTAAATTTTATTATGAATGAATAGCTATTGTATAAAATATAAATATAGATTGTCCCAAATAATCTAAATACCTGTAATTGGTCTCCGGTTATGGTTACGGGTCTCCGGTTATGGTTTTCGCGGAAATACTAATTACCCCATTATGTCCACTTTCATTATGTCCACAACATATGGACATGCTATAAACCGTTATAATTCAACTTTTCTCCTATTCTATCAATTATGTCCATATCCTTTTTTGTATATAAAGTCCGTGGATAGGAGACAATTCCTTTTTGGTACAAATTTTGCAATACATCTAATGTTTTTTTCGGTGAGAATTTAAATCGTTTATTAGCAGTCGCTTGTAACGAAGATAAATTAAAGAGCATAGGTGGCTGAAATTCTTTTCTTTCTGTCACCACTCCTTTGACCTCAGACGGTTTCTTTTCACAAAAGGCAGCAATTTTCTTCGCCAATTGTTCATCCTTTATCCGGGATTCATTATTTTGCTGCC
It encodes:
- a CDS encoding DNA topoisomerase yields the protein MSKTLILTEKPSVAKNIADALKIKSRQDGYFEGNDYIITWAFGHLLQLFDAKDYDEKMAKWRTENFPFIPDKFRYKVKSNQKNRDKEDLGAKKQLKIIYSLIKRNDVTNLISACDYDREGQIIGDTILYKIRHGKKVYRLLLNEWTPNEILKGLNNIISNDEMIPLRNAGIGRQWADWTIGINLTSMATLKYQEGKGQALNIGRVLLPTLKIIYDRDKEIENFVPEDYFKLKALFATLSGSEYEGIYHLNNEDKFKDKQILMDIHSLLSGKEGAVSEKNVEKKNEYPPYLFNLSNLQGFITNKYQGWTSDKVLRISQSLYEKKLITYPRTSSNFLDESLVERAENVLNVLKKGLPYESELRFTRTKRVFNNEKVESHSAIIPTYLVPKSLTKDEMIVYNAVKNRFLMQFMPIAEYEETTLTTIVNNVEGEFLSKGRVQLVEGWKKVEEIETKESTLPFVEINENVTVKNHEVTANKTKPPKYHTEKTLLRVMETAGYRSFFKWAESIKLVI
- a CDS encoding type IA DNA topoisomerase yields the protein MSKKLIISEKPSVAKNIADALKIKTRKEGYFEGKDYFVTWAFGHLLQLYDAKDYDESMTRWSMDNFPFIPSHFRYKVKSDPRNKEKEDLGAKKQLKIIYSLIKRNDIDTVISACDFDREGQIIGDTIIYNLKTKKQVYRLLLNEWTPNEVIKGIRNLKPNTEMKPLQDAGISRQWADWVIGINLTSVATLKYQKGTGQALNIGRVLLPTLKIIYDRDKEIENFIPETYFKLTATFQTKDNKVYEGTYFEKNEDKFKNKETLELIEQALSNQKSTIVDKKVERKREYPPYLFNLSNLQGYITSKYKGWTSDKVLKVAQSLYEKKYITYPRTASTVLEESLVDKASKVLDNLKQGLPYADELNFIKSKRAFDNSKVESHSAIIPTYLIPKSLTQDEEIVYNSIKNRFIMQFMPVAEYEETKIITQVNHSEIKGVFTSKGKVQLAEGWKKVEKIESKDTILPFVNINDMVDIINHSISSHVTKPPKQHTEKTLLKKMETCGKGLDDEDNEEMLTAILSGYSIGTPATRAETIKKLKDVGYITTQNKSLICTELGRRLVETFPIKELFDLEFTGRLEKTLSDIEKGKFSKQEFLNVIFDFTSKAVDKIKKEEQVIIHEVASEKKQIEVLGKCPVCGHGVIEGQKGFGCSNWKNGCKFVIWKNDKFLATMKKKPTKTMVKSLLKNGVVTVKGLTSKKGNKFDAVMRYEKNQENEYFSWKMEFNR
- a CDS encoding plasmid stabilization protein — encoded protein: MVQGEPILDVPVDDCPGEIGVVCFQVSIIPEKQKEKELDKGRPKPTKEEVKVGVRSKGPADTEDFISIEQINVPEAFLNSTPNPEKTQKVVDYVKRTGYLDEPITINRETKVLTDGYRRYIVAKKVKLDAKNKFKIFYETTYYVSTKFLI